From Pristis pectinata isolate sPriPec2 chromosome 43, sPriPec2.1.pri, whole genome shotgun sequence, one genomic window encodes:
- the LOC127566633 gene encoding ubiquitin-conjugating enzyme E2 N translates to MAGLPRRIIKETQRLLAEPVPGIRAQPDEANARYFHVEIAGPQDSPFEGGNFKLELFLPEEYPMAAPKVRFVTKIYHPNVDKLGRICLDILKDKWSPALQIRTVLLSIQALLSAPNPDDPLANDVAEQWKNSESQAIEIARAWTKLYAMGS, encoded by the exons ATGGCGGGGCTGCCGCGGCGCATCATCAAG GAGACCCAGCGTCTGTTGGCGGAGCCGGTGCCGGGGATCCGCGCCCAGCCAGACGAGGCCAACGCCCGCTACTTCCACGTGGAGATCGCGGGGCCGCAAGACTCGCCCTTCGAGGGCGGCAACTTCAAGCTGGAGCTCTTCCTGCCCGAGGAGTACCCCATGGCTGCCCCCAAAGTCCGCTTCGTCACCAAGATCTACCACCCCAATGTCGACAAGCTGGGCCGCATCTGCCTCGACATCCtcaaag ACAAGTGGTCACCGGCCCTGCAGATCCGGACGGTCCTGCTGTCCATCCAGGCTCTGCTCAGTGCCCCCAACCCCGACGATCCGCTGGCAAACGACGTGGCAGAACAGTGGAAAAACAGTGAATCACAGGCCATAGAAATTG cccgTGCATGGACTAAACTCTACGCCATGGGCAGCTAA
- the ebp gene encoding 3-beta-hydroxysteroid-Delta(8),Delta(7)-isomerase yields the protein MAQPVVEGHPYRPRELRLPGYRGNERPLWSLLAFVFAGSGLLLAATWLLTARARGGRLGAARRLAVCWFAVCGFVHGLIEGWFSLYHGQLVGDQAFLSQLWKEYAKGDSRYVSGDNFTVCMETITAWTWGPLSIWTVAAFLQNKPYRFVLQLIVSLGQLYGDVLYFFTEYREGFQHGHPGHPLYFWFYFVFLNSLWILIPSTLILDAWANLSAAQRTADHDSPSVRPKSKST from the exons ATGGCgcagccagtggtggaggggcACCCGTACCGGCCGCGGGAGCTGCGGCTGCCCGGCTACCGCGGCAACGAGAGGCCGCTGTGGAGCCTGCTGGCCTTCGTGTTCGCCGGCTCCGGCCTGCTGCTGGCCGCCACCTGGCTGCTGACGGCCCGGGCCCGGGGCGGGCGGCTGGGGGCGGCCCGGCGACTCGCCGTCTGCTGGTTCGCCGTCTGCGGCTTCGTCCACGGCCTGATCGAGGGCTGGTTCAGCCTGTACCACGGGCAGCTGGTGGGGGACCAGGCCTTCCTGTCCCAGCtct GGAAGGAGTACGCCAAGGGAGATAGCAGGTATGTCAG CGGTGACAACTTCACTGTGTGCATGGAGACCATAACTGCCTGGACCTGGGGACCCCTGAGCATCTGGACAGTTGCTGCCTTCCTCCAGAATAAACCGTACCGTTTTGTTCTACAACTCATCGTCTCACTGG GCCAGCTTTACGGAGACGTGCTCTACTTCTTCACGGAATACCGGGAGGGCTTCCAGCACGGACACCCTGGGCACCCTCTCTACTTCTGGTTCTACTTCGTTTTCCTCAACTCCCTGTGGATCCTCATACCCAGCACGCTGATCCTGGACGCCTGGGCCAACCTCAGTGCCGCGCAGAGGACTGCGGACCACGACTCCCCCAGCGTCCGCCCCAAATCCAAGAGCACGTGA